One Streptosporangium becharense genomic window, CGTGAGACCGCAGCGGGCGAGCTCGTCGACCAGGACGGTCGCGAGCGCGGTCGCGGGGTTCACCGCACCGCCTCCTTACTTCGCCCCCGAGGGGGAATCCGTCGTGAGACACGCGGTGGCGGCCTCATCTGCCACGGACCGCACCCGAAGGAGCGGTCCGTACCGGTCACGGCCGTCGCCGGCCACGGTCTAGGGGCGGCGCGGGAACTTGCTGAAGTCGGGGGCGCGCTTCTCCTTGAAGGCGTCGCGACCCTCCTGCGCCTCCTCGCTCATGTAGTAGAGCAGGGTGGCGTCGCCGGCGAACTGCTGCATGCCCGCGGCGCCGTCGGTCACGGCGTTCAGCGCACCCTTGAGCATGCGCAGCGCCAGCGGGGACTTCTCCAGCAGTTCCCTGGCCCACCTGACCGTCTCGGCCTCCAGCTCGGCGAGCGGGACGACCGCGTTGACCAGGCCCCAGTCGAGGGCGGTCTGCGCGTCGTACTGGCGGCACAGGTACCAGATCTCACGGGCCCGCTTCAGACCGACGGTCTCGGCCAGCAGCCACGAGCCGTAGCCGCCGTCGAAGGAGCCGACCTTGGGGCCGGTCTGGCCGAAGACGGCGTTGTCGGCGGCGATGGACAGGTCACAGCAGACGTGCAGCACGTGGCCGCCGCCGATGGCGTAACCCGCGATCATCGCGATGACCGGCTTGGGGCAGCGGCGGATCTGGACCTGCAGGTCGAGCACGTTGAGACGGCCCACATGCGGGGTGGACTTGTCGACGTAGCCGTCGTCGCCGCGGATCTTCTGGTCCCCGCCGGAGCAGAAGGCCCGGTCACCGGCGCCGGTGAAGATGATCACGCCGACCTCGGAGTCCTCCTGGGCCACGTTGAAGGCGTCGCGCAGCTCGAAGAGCGTCGTCGGGCGGAAGGCGTTGTGCCGTTCGGGCCGGTTGATCGTGATCTTGGCGATGCCCTCGGCGGTCTCGTAGACGATGTCCTCGTACTGG contains:
- the menB gene encoding 1,4-dihydroxy-2-naphthoyl-CoA synthase, which encodes MADGAAPERGGAVDWKRSGQYEDIVYETAEGIAKITINRPERHNAFRPTTLFELRDAFNVAQEDSEVGVIIFTGAGDRAFCSGGDQKIRGDDGYVDKSTPHVGRLNVLDLQVQIRRCPKPVIAMIAGYAIGGGHVLHVCCDLSIAADNAVFGQTGPKVGSFDGGYGSWLLAETVGLKRAREIWYLCRQYDAQTALDWGLVNAVVPLAELEAETVRWARELLEKSPLALRMLKGALNAVTDGAAGMQQFAGDATLLYYMSEEAQEGRDAFKEKRAPDFSKFPRRP